Proteins encoded together in one Leishmania infantum JPCM5 genome chromosome 4 window:
- a CDS encoding putative tRNA nucleotidyltransferase yields the protein MLPRVVRLEAAIPPAHQSVFDFLLSVAAENKLKATLRVAGGWVRDMLLGLHSNDIDIAIETHAGTKLVTGEAFAHRVSEYQLAHGGRGHTVSVIRSNPALSKHIETATVRVHEIPVEFCALRTDVYTNESRIPQVRPAAPVEDAQRRDFTINALFYNLHTGMVEDYTTGLEDLRLRIIRCPLEPRTTFMDDPLRLLRGVRFVGQLGALNFSLDESITSCMDDALLQVLQQKVSRERVGKEFVKMMAAAHPERCIALLHDMHILQHVLLVSVVMRQVPGKKQLSNEIERVERLVDLYPDGSKRLETVMRLSAVGLPCLANVGVAAELSEGQRVEVALFFLVIPFFRGATESVEETVRNVCMNGLKLPLASCDCVRRLIDAYNHLHAQSMRMDELVAETLRPETVRKVFGALNILSDKHVFRHALQVVLLVYMLIEESAPLLSGGRLQQATSDFSAAWARVAEHPVLLDAFQLRLPINGKDLQKVYGIPPKNVGSTLLKMRLKLVLCPRMTPEDVAQWLVEGAQV from the coding sequence ATGTTGCCGAGAGTAGTGCGGCTGGAGGCCGCCATCCCCCCAGCACATCAGAGCGTGTTTGACTTCCTGCTCAGCGTGGCTGCAGAAAACAAGCTCAAGGCAACGCTGCGTGtagcgggtgggtgggtgcggGACATGTTGCTCGGCTTGCACTCGAACGACATTGACATTGCCATCGAGACCCACGCAGGCACGAAGCTCGTGACAGGTGAAGCCTTCGCCCACCGCGTATCCGAGTACCAGCTGGCTCACGGCGGCCGGGGCCACACAGTGAGCGTCATTCGGTCCAACCCGGCCCTCTCCAAGCACATTGAAACTGCCACGGTACGTGTTCACGAAATCCCGGTAGAGTTCTGTGCTCTTCGCACGGACGTGTACACAAATGAGTCGCGCATTCCTCAAGTGCGCCCGGCGGCTCCCGTGgaggatgcgcagcgccgagACTTCACCATCAACGCTCTCTTCTACAACTTGCACACCGGCATGGTGGAGGACTACACCACCGGCTTGGAGGACCTGCGTCTGCGCATCATTCGGTGCCCGCTGGAGCCGCGGACGACCTTCATGGACGACCCgcttcgcctgctgcgcggcgtgcgTTTTGTTGGCCAGCTAGGCGCGCTCAACTTTTCGCTGGATGAGTCGATCACCAGCTGCATGGATGATGCCCTGCTTCAAGTGCTTCAGCAGAAGGTGTCTCGGGAGCGTGTCGGGAAGGAGTTTGTGAAGATGATGGCGGCCGCTCACCCGGAGCGGTGCATCGCACTGCTGCATGACATGCACATTCTGCAGCACGTCTTACTTGTCAGTGTGGTGATGCGGCAGGTGCCCGGCAAGAAGCAGTTGTCAAATGAGATTGAGCGAGTGGAGAGGTTGGTAGATCTTTATCCGGATGGATCTAAGAGGCTGGAGACAGTGATGCGACTGAGTGCTGTCGGCTTGCCGTGCCTCGCCAATGTCGGCGTGGCGGCCGAGTTGTCCGAGGGACAGCGAGTGGAGGTggctctcttctttctcgtCATTCCTTTCTTTCGTGGTGCGACGGAGAGTGTTGAGGAGACGGTGCGCAATGTCTGCATGAATGGGCTGAAGCTTCCGTTGGCGAGCTGCGACTGTGTGCGACGCTTGATCGACGCGTACAACCATCTTCACGCGCAGTCCATGAGGATGGATGAGCTCGTCGCCGAGACGCTTCGTCCCGAAACGGTGAGAAAGGTGTTTGGTGCCTTGAACATCCTGAGCGACAAGCACGTCTTTCGTCATGCCCTCCAAGTTGTTCTGCTAGTCTACATGCTAATCGAGGAATCAGCGCCCCTACTGTCAGGCGGCAGACTACAGCAGGCTACGAGCGACTTCTCCGCGGCGTGGGCGCGGGTCGCCGAGCACCCCGTGTTGTTGGATGCCTTCCAGCTGAGGCTGCCCATCAATGGAAAGGACCTGCAGAAGGTTTACGGTATTCCACCCAAGAACGTTGGATCAACACTGCTAAAGATGCGGCTCAAGCTCGTGCTCTGCCCCCGGATGACGCCTGAAGACGTTGCGCAGTGGCTGGTGGAGGGTGCGCAAGTGTGA
- a CDS encoding putative RNA-binding protein, which yields MYGQQFVPGQMYGQPNMMPYQPGVLSPPMSTGVSVMPNYAPPYQNGMPPGSVQQQQGQGPAQGQAMPQTQPRPRNNEVGNTSSVIHMRNVTPEVTQLSIQNLAQNFGDIKHIVMLRQMNQALIEMKSPKSAEQLVDFFKEPGYAEIDGRRVYIRFSTHQNLTATQHATRTLLVSMFNTQYDVSAAAHITPEIVYQIFASYGTVERIVVLPKNESSQWNHNRVQALVQFDARESAEHVKNILQGQPVTLGETITFTLDIQFSRMDEIKTTNPTTSLVVDDEGAHRPAGTMDPMAMNAAAMTTTGMYPPMGWS from the coding sequence ATGTACGGCCAGCAGTTCGTGCCCGGTCAAATGTACGGCCAACCCAACATGATGCCCTACCAGCCTGGCGTGCTGTCTCCTCCCATGTCCACTGGGGTGTCCGTGATGCCCAACTACGCGCCTCCTTACCAGAACGGGATGCCGCCGGGctcggtgcagcagcaacaaggcCAGGGTCCAGCCCAAGGTCAAGCCATGCCGCAGACGCAGCCACGGCCGCGGAACAACGAGGTTGGCAATACCAGCTCCGTCATTCACATGCGCAACGTCACCCCCGAGGTGACACAGCTTAGCATTCAGAATCTGGCCCAGAACTTTGGCGACATCAAGCACATCGTGATGCTGCGCCAGATGAACCAGGCTCTCATCGAGATGAAGAGCCCCAAGAGCGCTGAGCAGCTGGTGGACTTCTTTAAGGAGCCCGGCTACGCGGAAATCGATGGCCGCCGCGTGTACATTCGTTTTAGCACCCACCAGAACCTTACGGCCACGCAGCACGCCACTCGCACCCTGTTGGTGTCGATGTTCAACACGCAGTACGACGtgtctgccgcagcgcacatTACGCCAGAGATCGTGTACCAGATATTTGCTAGCTACGGCACCGTGGAGCGCATCGTGGTGCTGCCCAAAAACGAGAGCAGTCAGTGGAACCACAACCGTGTTCAGGCGCTCGTCCAGTTCGACGCTCGCGAGTCCGCCGAACACGTGAAGAATATTTTGCAGGGCCAGCCTGTCACCCTCGGCGAGACCATCACTTTCACCCTCGACATTCAGTTCTCGCGCATGGACGAGATCAAGACGACGAACCCAACGACGTCGCTTGTCGTCGACGATGAAGGTGCCCACCGCCCCGCTGGTACGATGGACCCCATGGCGATGAAcgcagcggcgatgacgaccACGGGCATGTATCCGCCGATGGGGTGGAGCTAA